In a single window of the Acipenser ruthenus chromosome 20, fAciRut3.2 maternal haplotype, whole genome shotgun sequence genome:
- the LOC131698836 gene encoding uncharacterized protein C1orf159-like produces MAVQYILILAGLAFQFLCQTPTVLGATLFRGDCCMDELDVNGTCPVNTPCRPGCYRHQFENGTTCLQCKSLTLPYNVTECSNLNSNETFLWTNTSTAAPPQPTIGGPAVAASLLLGTLFISLFLILSVASFFYLKRSSKLPDVFYRRNKASILQPSETAVMVPTPTSSVRKPRYVRRERPSVISTSATISSAATTRVSNV; encoded by the exons ATGGCGGTGCAATACATTTTAATCTTGGCAGGACTTGCGTTTCAATTTCTCTGTCAAACTCCTACAGTTCTG GGTGCCACTCTGTTTCGTGGTGACTGCTGCATGGATGAACTGGATGTGAATGGAACCTGTCCAGTTAACACTCCGTGCAGACCAG GTTGTTATCGGCATCAGTTTGAGAATGGCACCACCTGCCTCCAGTGCAAGTCTTTAACACTGCCATATAATGTGACAGAATGCAGCAACT TGAACTCCAATGAAACCTTTTTGTGGACAAATACAAGCACTGCAGCACCACCACAGCCCACAATTG gtGGACCAGCAGTAGCAGCCTCTCTTCTCTTAGGAACACTGTTTATAAGTTTGTTTCTAATCCTATCGGTGGCTTCCTTTTTCTACCTCAAACGATCCAGCAAACTTCCAGATGTTTTCTACAGACGAAACAAAG catCTATATTGCAACCCAGTGAAACa GCAGTGATGGTTCCTACCCCAACATCATCAG tacgGAAGCCAAGATATGTAAGAAGGGAAAGACCTTCAGTCATATCTACTTCAGCTACAATATCATCAGCCGCAACCACAAGAGTGAGCAATGTGTAG